The Novipirellula artificiosorum genome includes a window with the following:
- the ispD gene encoding 2-C-methyl-D-erythritol 4-phosphate cytidylyltransferase, which translates to MIDDAPPRPKESSIAAILPAAGSGRRFGSHENKLFALLAGEPIWFHAARTLANQPEIGRIVLAVSEHDRTAFEDRFAPWVKQLSIECVLGGKQRTDSVLAGLDCVSGDKSIEMVAIHDAARPLVRAADLSAVFQRAYQTGAALLATPVAGTLKRQINAGDDSLTVDRRELWVALTPQVFHLDLLQRAYQRYRGRPATDDAELVERMGHPVALVHGGADNIKITHPEDLLVAEAILACQKPS; encoded by the coding sequence ATGATTGACGATGCCCCGCCTCGACCGAAGGAGAGCAGTATTGCGGCGATTTTGCCTGCCGCGGGAAGCGGGCGAAGGTTTGGAAGCCACGAAAACAAGCTTTTCGCGTTGCTCGCCGGAGAGCCGATTTGGTTTCATGCCGCTCGAACGCTCGCAAATCAGCCGGAGATTGGCCGAATTGTGCTGGCAGTTTCCGAACATGACCGCACCGCGTTTGAAGACCGATTCGCGCCGTGGGTCAAGCAGTTGAGTATCGAATGCGTGCTCGGCGGCAAGCAGCGAACCGACAGCGTCTTGGCGGGATTGGACTGCGTGAGCGGCGACAAATCGATCGAAATGGTCGCGATTCACGACGCCGCCCGGCCGTTGGTCCGTGCCGCCGATTTGTCAGCCGTTTTTCAGCGAGCTTATCAAACCGGTGCCGCCCTCTTGGCAACGCCTGTTGCAGGAACCCTCAAACGCCAAATCAATGCGGGCGACGACTCTCTCACCGTCGACCGGCGTGAACTTTGGGTCGCCTTGACGCCTCAGGTCTTCCATCTCGATCTGCTCCAACGTGCTTACCAACGATACCGTGGACGACCCGCCACCGATGATGCCGAGTTGGTCGAGCGAATGGGCCATCCGGTTGCATTGGTGCACGGTGGAGCCGACAACATCAAAATCACTCACCCCGAAGACTTACTCGTAGCCGAAGCCATCTTGGCTTGCCAAAAACCATCATGA
- a CDS encoding phage major capsid protein, translating to MSIDLYPTSAEQADLAAGLCLTAGLPIDRIAAFFDVDPNEIEPHSLADAAEIACGQTFRSDAEAIQAGFSSASLPVALSDVASAALFAGYSAVANQLLSAAVTIPASLTNFSATHGVSLDLGDVLEQLPASGEPISIDVSESAADLQLQQFAGKIQLSRQMIRNDTLGSLVDLALKMGAAARRTTEETVAAALQNSISYTATNAVTADLDAAGIQAASALLRGHPGDRQPTSLIVAPAQESAARALVGQSNNWSHLSLVVTNRVSAGKWYLAAKVDQIAAPLVLASLSGSEEPTFLEEPSRFNVLGSELVVYHATGCGQADPLAVVRGTVS from the coding sequence ATGTCAATCGACCTATATCCTACTTCGGCCGAGCAGGCCGATCTCGCTGCTGGCCTATGCCTCACTGCTGGGCTCCCAATCGATCGGATCGCGGCATTCTTCGATGTCGATCCGAATGAGATCGAACCACACTCTTTGGCGGATGCCGCCGAGATCGCATGTGGTCAGACTTTCCGCAGCGACGCCGAAGCAATCCAAGCAGGCTTCTCCTCGGCTTCTCTCCCTGTCGCCCTGAGCGATGTGGCGAGCGCTGCTCTGTTCGCGGGCTACTCGGCCGTAGCGAACCAGCTCTTGAGCGCCGCGGTCACAATCCCGGCATCGCTGACTAATTTTTCGGCAACGCATGGCGTCAGCCTTGATTTGGGCGATGTCCTGGAGCAACTACCGGCAAGCGGTGAGCCGATCTCGATCGACGTGAGCGAGTCAGCCGCCGATCTGCAGCTCCAACAATTCGCTGGCAAGATCCAGCTCAGCCGCCAAATGATCAGGAACGATACCCTTGGCTCGCTGGTCGATCTCGCTCTAAAGATGGGAGCTGCCGCAAGGCGGACAACGGAGGAGACTGTAGCAGCAGCCCTGCAGAATTCGATCAGCTACACCGCCACCAATGCGGTAACGGCTGATCTCGATGCTGCCGGAATCCAGGCAGCATCGGCTCTGTTGCGAGGTCACCCTGGTGATCGGCAACCCACCTCACTCATCGTTGCACCGGCTCAAGAGTCAGCAGCCCGAGCCCTTGTCGGCCAGAGTAACAATTGGTCACACCTGAGCCTTGTTGTGACAAACCGCGTCAGCGCGGGCAAGTGGTATTTGGCAGCCAAAGTCGATCAGATCGCGGCCCCATTGGTCTTGGCATCGCTCAGCGGTTCTGAGGAACCGACCTTTTTGGAGGAGCCATCGAGGTTCAATGTCCTGGGGTCCGAGCTGGTCGTATACCACGCAACCGGATGCGGACAAGCTGACCCGCTGGCAGTAGTGCGGGGGACCGTATCGTGA
- a CDS encoding 3-keto-disaccharide hydrolase: MKIKWCVSLFCVAAFSTAALVPSATAAEGTKSLFNGTDLQGWHVDVPAKDKDPNAKASFQVRDGMLVSMGNPPGHLITDAEYKDFRLEVQYRFAAKPGNCGVLVFASTPRSLYAMFPQSIEVQMMHENAGDFWCICEDIAVPDMETRRGVKKDWGTTEGKLRRIKNLTEGSEKPVGEWNTMLIECLGNAIKVWVNGDLVNHGFDCTANEGQIALQAEGSEVEFRKVELTPISQWSE, from the coding sequence ATGAAGATCAAATGGTGCGTTTCTCTTTTCTGCGTTGCCGCATTCTCAACCGCGGCGCTCGTGCCGTCGGCGACGGCAGCCGAGGGGACGAAGAGCCTGTTCAATGGCACCGACCTGCAGGGTTGGCACGTTGACGTTCCGGCCAAAGACAAAGACCCAAACGCAAAGGCATCGTTCCAGGTCCGTGACGGGATGCTGGTCAGCATGGGGAATCCACCAGGCCATTTGATCACCGATGCGGAGTACAAAGATTTTCGATTGGAAGTTCAGTACCGTTTTGCGGCGAAGCCAGGCAACTGTGGCGTGTTGGTCTTTGCCTCAACCCCGCGATCGTTGTACGCCATGTTTCCTCAGTCGATCGAGGTGCAAATGATGCACGAAAATGCCGGCGATTTCTGGTGCATCTGCGAAGACATCGCGGTCCCCGATATGGAAACGCGTCGTGGCGTTAAAAAGGACTGGGGGACAACGGAGGGCAAGCTCCGGCGCATTAAGAACTTGACCGAGGGCTCCGAGAAGCCGGTGGGCGAGTGGAACACGATGCTGATCGAATGCCTCGGCAATGCCATCAAGGTTTGGGTCAACGGCGATCTTGTCAATCATGGTTTTGACTGCACCGCCAACGAAGGCCAAATCGCGTTACAGGCCGAAGGGTCTGAAGTGGAATTCCGCAAAGTGGAATTGACGCCGATCAGCCAATGGAGCGAGTAG
- a CDS encoding PEP-CTERM sorting domain-containing protein, producing the protein MIESNFFTRQLHFRHFQYWNKTMTLKIRLGIACMAVLAATAGQVQAGTMTFNTSDSQFDSGINNQGWWSDTRPNNNSNENYFTGSASSSVLRSFFTFDLSSLSGTVTSATLSLRRFDFISDEGSETLGFFDVLTDAATLNNNVGSSAAIFADLGTGVSYGSFTLDVATTPDVLTFNLNANALADIQSAQGGFFSIGGSLLTDDGNDRIFSSSGAFDPHSLTVVTTSAGAVPEPTSLAIFGFGAFGLAGFRRRKQKQNA; encoded by the coding sequence GTGATTGAATCCAACTTTTTTACACGGCAACTACATTTCAGACACTTTCAGTATTGGAACAAAACTATGACACTCAAAATAAGACTTGGCATCGCGTGTATGGCGGTACTGGCGGCTACGGCGGGGCAGGTGCAAGCGGGAACCATGACCTTCAACACGAGCGATTCCCAGTTCGACAGCGGAATCAATAATCAGGGCTGGTGGAGCGACACCCGACCTAACAATAATTCAAACGAAAATTACTTTACTGGATCTGCTAGCTCGAGTGTCTTACGCTCATTTTTCACGTTTGATCTGTCCAGTTTGAGTGGGACAGTGACATCCGCCACCCTATCCCTTCGACGGTTCGATTTCATCTCCGACGAGGGTTCCGAGACTTTGGGTTTTTTTGACGTATTGACAGATGCTGCGACCCTAAATAACAACGTCGGCAGTAGTGCCGCAATATTTGCGGATCTCGGTACGGGTGTCAGTTACGGTTCGTTTACGCTTGATGTCGCTACTACGCCTGACGTGCTAACATTCAATCTGAATGCGAACGCGTTGGCAGACATTCAGTCCGCCCAGGGCGGGTTTTTCTCGATAGGGGGAAGCTTGCTCACCGACGATGGAAACGACAGGATTTTTTCGAGTAGCGGTGCTTTTGACCCTCATTCGCTAACCGTTGTTACCACCTCCGCTGGTGCCGTCCCCGAACCCACCTCCCTCGCCATCTTCGGCTTCGGTGCATTCGGGCTAGCAGGGTTCCGACGACGAAAGCAAAAGCAGAACGCGTAA
- the tyrS gene encoding tyrosine--tRNA ligase: MTKTNLIEDLRWRGLIHQTTDEAELGKLLQSGPQTIYIGFDPTASSLHVGHLMQVMMLRRFQRAGHRPIALVGGATGMIGDPSGKSEERNLLSPQQLQSNVNGVGQQMKQFLDFDGSGGAKLLNNFDWMQGYSYLEFLRDVGKNFPVGAMMGKESVRSRLDSEAGLSYTEFSYMLLQAYDFVYLCREHECRIQAGGSDQWGNITAGIDLGRRMLGKQLFGLTAPLLTTSDGRKMGKTEKGAIWLDPDRTSPYEFYQYWINVDDADVMRCIAYLTEIEREEYDSLAEQTTSDPGRRAGQKRLAQWMTELVHGTDGIASAERATRILFGGEIEKATDAQLGQIFADVPSNEADRNLLTQDGWWIVEALQTSGLVSSSSEARRAIKEGSAYLNNRRLSDMNHRLTEKDLASETVMVLRRGKKKYALLRFSSGS, from the coding sequence ATGACAAAAACCAACCTCATCGAAGACCTCCGTTGGCGAGGGCTGATCCATCAAACCACCGATGAAGCTGAACTGGGAAAGTTGCTGCAAAGCGGACCGCAAACGATCTACATCGGCTTCGACCCAACGGCCTCCAGCCTGCATGTCGGCCACTTGATGCAAGTGATGATGCTGCGTCGGTTTCAACGAGCTGGCCATCGTCCCATCGCGCTCGTGGGCGGGGCGACCGGCATGATTGGTGACCCCAGTGGCAAGAGCGAAGAACGAAACCTGCTTTCTCCGCAGCAGTTGCAATCGAATGTAAACGGAGTCGGCCAGCAGATGAAACAGTTCCTCGACTTTGACGGCAGTGGCGGAGCCAAGCTGTTGAACAATTTCGATTGGATGCAAGGCTACTCGTACCTTGAATTCCTCCGAGACGTCGGCAAAAACTTTCCAGTCGGTGCAATGATGGGCAAAGAGTCCGTTCGATCGCGACTCGATAGCGAAGCAGGATTGAGCTACACCGAATTCAGCTACATGCTGCTACAAGCCTATGACTTCGTATACCTTTGCCGGGAACACGAGTGCCGGATCCAGGCGGGCGGTAGTGACCAGTGGGGCAACATCACCGCTGGCATTGATCTGGGACGCCGAATGCTAGGCAAGCAACTCTTCGGCTTGACGGCGCCGCTTTTGACGACCAGTGACGGTCGCAAAATGGGCAAGACTGAAAAAGGAGCGATTTGGCTCGATCCCGATCGAACCAGCCCTTACGAGTTCTACCAATACTGGATCAATGTCGACGACGCCGACGTGATGCGATGCATTGCGTACTTAACCGAAATCGAGAGAGAGGAATACGATTCGCTCGCCGAACAAACCACTTCGGACCCGGGTCGCCGCGCGGGTCAGAAGCGATTGGCACAGTGGATGACCGAATTGGTTCATGGAACCGATGGCATTGCATCGGCCGAGCGCGCGACCCGCATTCTGTTTGGCGGCGAAATCGAAAAGGCAACCGATGCCCAGTTAGGTCAAATTTTCGCGGATGTGCCCAGTAATGAAGCGGACCGAAACCTGCTCACCCAAGACGGATGGTGGATCGTCGAGGCACTGCAGACGTCGGGGCTGGTCAGTAGCAGCAGTGAAGCACGGCGAGCGATCAAGGAGGGGAGTGCCTATTTGAACAATCGAAGGTTGAGCGACATGAACCATCGCTTGACGGAGAAGGACTTAGCAAGCGAGACGGTGATGGTGCTGAGACGCGGCAAGAAGAAGTACGCACTGCTCCGATTCTCGTCGGGAAGTTAA
- a CDS encoding ATP-dependent helicase gives MTNGLNVSHGLNQAQAEAVDTLSGPMLVLAGAGTGKTRVVTFRIANLIRNGTPPDRILAMTFTNKAAGEMQERIGELIGSKKKRNPKRGEAAEPKPTISTFHSLCVRILRQHAPTLGFPKKFSIYDRSDQESLARGILRELRLPGTALKPGDMLAIIGGWKNQSVLPDEAAMSASTDKEHFAASGYRRYQDALRARAAMDFDDLLLHTETLFREHHDVRDAVASLYDHVLVDEYQDTNGSQYRITRDLTFKHRNFCVVGDDDQSIYAWRGADVTHILSFTQDWPDAKVVCLEDNYRSTGAILSMANTLIQYNTERHDKVLIPSRPDGMRPRILQHKDETVEAKLVVSEITELINKKHIQPRDIAILFRTNEQPRLFETELRKANVPYVMMGSQSFFDRREIRDLLAFLKWIDQPDDEISLLRIINTPARGLSNKTVQLLVKRAVERGVPVWQVMQNNAAIADLSPSARRGIAELESLAHDVRERAEHDSLTDAIRTMLERTAYADEIARLYDQPEERDARMASIGDLTNAIGAYQDNSSDPSLTGFLSDIALSGREMGNEKDKMAAKNSVWLLTLHAAKGLEFPYVYMVGMEEGILPHSRSLKSGRDEDIAEERRLCYVGITRAQENLTLSMALTRRKWGKPRPTTPSPFLYEITGKADNPARNRKARKRRLA, from the coding sequence ATGACCAATGGATTGAATGTGAGCCACGGACTTAATCAGGCTCAGGCGGAAGCTGTCGATACGTTGTCCGGTCCGATGTTGGTGCTCGCGGGTGCGGGTACCGGCAAGACCCGGGTGGTTACGTTTCGGATTGCCAACCTGATTCGCAATGGCACGCCTCCGGATCGCATTTTGGCGATGACGTTTACCAATAAGGCCGCCGGCGAAATGCAAGAGCGGATTGGTGAATTGATAGGGTCGAAAAAAAAGCGAAATCCGAAGCGTGGCGAGGCGGCGGAACCGAAGCCGACGATCAGCACGTTCCATTCGCTCTGCGTGCGGATTCTTCGTCAACATGCTCCCACCTTAGGATTCCCTAAGAAGTTCTCGATCTACGATCGTAGTGACCAAGAGTCGCTCGCGCGTGGGATCCTCCGTGAGCTTCGTTTACCGGGGACGGCCTTGAAACCGGGCGATATGCTCGCGATCATTGGCGGGTGGAAGAACCAATCGGTGTTGCCCGACGAAGCGGCCATGAGTGCTTCAACCGACAAAGAGCATTTTGCCGCATCGGGTTATCGCCGTTATCAAGATGCTCTGCGTGCGCGAGCCGCGATGGATTTCGATGATCTGCTGCTGCATACCGAAACGCTGTTTCGCGAACACCACGATGTGCGCGATGCGGTGGCGTCCTTGTACGATCATGTCCTGGTCGATGAATACCAAGATACCAATGGTAGCCAATATCGGATCACTCGTGATTTGACGTTCAAGCATCGTAATTTCTGTGTCGTCGGTGATGATGATCAATCCATTTATGCTTGGCGCGGCGCCGATGTGACACACATCCTGAGCTTCACCCAAGACTGGCCGGATGCAAAAGTGGTTTGTCTTGAAGACAACTACCGTAGCACCGGTGCGATTTTGTCGATGGCCAACACGTTGATTCAATACAACACCGAACGACACGATAAGGTGTTGATCCCCAGTCGGCCTGATGGCATGCGGCCGCGTATCTTGCAACACAAAGACGAAACGGTCGAAGCAAAGCTGGTCGTCTCAGAGATTACGGAACTGATCAACAAAAAGCACATTCAACCACGTGATATCGCCATTCTTTTCCGTACCAATGAGCAACCACGGTTATTCGAAACGGAACTGCGAAAAGCGAACGTGCCGTACGTGATGATGGGCAGCCAATCGTTCTTTGATCGCCGTGAAATCCGTGATCTTCTGGCATTTTTAAAATGGATCGATCAACCGGACGATGAGATTTCCTTGCTGCGGATCATCAACACGCCGGCGCGTGGCTTGAGCAACAAGACGGTGCAGTTGTTGGTCAAACGGGCGGTTGAGCGAGGGGTGCCGGTGTGGCAAGTGATGCAAAACAACGCTGCGATCGCCGATCTATCACCAAGTGCTCGACGTGGAATCGCGGAACTGGAATCACTGGCTCACGATGTCCGCGAGCGGGCCGAGCATGATTCGCTGACCGACGCGATACGGACGATGCTCGAACGGACCGCCTATGCCGACGAGATCGCACGGCTCTATGATCAACCCGAAGAACGTGATGCGAGAATGGCGTCGATCGGCGATTTGACCAATGCGATCGGCGCGTATCAAGACAACAGCAGCGACCCGAGCTTGACCGGGTTCCTTTCCGACATCGCGCTGTCGGGACGCGAGATGGGAAATGAAAAGGACAAGATGGCGGCAAAGAACTCGGTTTGGCTATTAACGCTGCATGCGGCTAAGGGTCTCGAATTCCCCTACGTCTATATGGTTGGGATGGAAGAAGGGATCCTGCCGCACAGTCGATCCCTGAAAAGCGGTCGCGATGAAGATATCGCCGAAGAACGCCGTCTCTGCTACGTCGGAATCACACGAGCCCAAGAGAACCTCACCCTCTCGATGGCACTGACGCGGCGGAAATGGGGGAAACCGCGACCAACGACGCCAAGCCCGTTCTTGTACGAGATCACTGGTAAGGCGGACAACCCAGCTCGGAACAGGAAAGCACGGAAGCGACGGCTGGCGTAA
- a CDS encoding phage major capsid protein, which produces MLNINADVLECSLARSSGAFPKSFLESTFSPETLEQSNRKTGLHDLIRASLGIEGRVQASHIQEAMRQPLVQASAPGYSTISLPGILSNLANKAALGAYQELPGISDLFPVTSTADFKKFSRCRMSIDGPMKQVPASGEIEHGSLTDDTYENQVETWGKLYSITPQMLRNDDLDQILAVPKMLGRLAKHTLESEVSKLLSSTATETWLGTGLINGDAISLESLDTAYLTLINRAVGTDGTPIDVEPSHVLVTGARDHITAQAISKSKEMRSTAEDEVYLTGNPWQGRFTAARGPYLRQSESDLANWYLCRIEQDFAPIQIAVLAPQTSVAPIIESMGCTGGGLSFRGFADFGIARFDPLSIVKTKVS; this is translated from the coding sequence ATGCTAAATATCAACGCCGACGTCCTCGAGTGCTCGCTTGCCCGCAGCTCCGGAGCGTTTCCAAAAAGCTTCCTCGAATCGACCTTCTCGCCCGAAACGCTTGAGCAATCCAATCGCAAGACCGGACTGCATGATCTGATCCGTGCGAGCCTGGGCATTGAAGGTCGAGTGCAAGCTTCACACATCCAAGAAGCAATGCGGCAACCGTTGGTGCAAGCGTCTGCACCGGGGTACTCGACGATCAGCCTTCCAGGCATTCTGTCGAACCTTGCCAACAAGGCGGCACTAGGTGCTTACCAAGAATTGCCTGGCATCTCCGATCTTTTCCCAGTCACATCGACGGCCGATTTTAAGAAATTCAGCCGATGCCGCATGTCGATCGATGGACCGATGAAGCAGGTCCCGGCATCCGGCGAGATCGAGCATGGCAGTCTCACCGACGACACCTACGAGAATCAGGTTGAAACCTGGGGAAAATTGTATTCAATCACCCCTCAGATGCTCCGGAACGACGATCTCGATCAAATTCTCGCGGTCCCAAAAATGCTGGGCCGGCTGGCAAAACACACGCTTGAATCGGAGGTGTCGAAGCTGCTGAGCTCGACCGCTACCGAAACGTGGCTTGGCACAGGACTGATCAACGGCGACGCGATCAGCCTTGAAAGTTTGGACACCGCGTACCTGACGCTGATCAATCGTGCTGTCGGCACCGATGGCACCCCCATCGATGTCGAGCCCAGCCATGTCCTCGTGACCGGTGCTCGTGATCACATCACGGCCCAAGCGATCAGCAAATCAAAAGAGATGCGAAGCACCGCCGAGGACGAAGTCTACTTGACCGGCAACCCGTGGCAAGGACGGTTCACAGCGGCTCGCGGCCCCTACTTAAGGCAAAGCGAAAGCGATCTCGCGAATTGGTATTTGTGCCGAATTGAGCAAGACTTCGCGCCGATTCAAATCGCCGTTTTGGCACCGCAAACGTCTGTTGCCCCGATCATTGAATCAATGGGATGCACCGGAGGCGGACTGAGTTTCCGTGGCTTTGCCGACTTCGGAATTGCTCGCTTCGATCCGCTGAGCATCGTCAAGACAAAAGTCTCGTAA
- a CDS encoding recombinase family protein yields MAKRRRRVAAYIRCSSDKQSETSPEQQRAEIAKLAEREGYDIVTEYSDIGLSGDCEDRPGYQQLLTDSVLSRFEGVLCWNQDRLSRGDLIDSAAYMKTLRTAGVFVHTCNDGILEWGELSDQLGVMARQMGKAQFLRDLSKNVKRGRRNAGLKGKTTGGKIPFGYAVDSGGKLTPDPETAEILRTLFERYAGGESLTDLIDWLDGRGYGRRSRGGLRNTLKNRVYLGEFTSNKISIIDKKRVTLPRDQWNIIPNNHEALVSADLFNAVQDQMKTNRKHCSPSEKTGSVFALTGMVTCEHCGHPFHGTTHRGNRIYVCSGYGEALSDCPRYVVNECEVIDAVLGRLTEFFEANQRTVMDAILIDMGRRHQEASKTGNKLDRSIANAKGKLQRMEKRLLIVDDDMVPIVTAEIRRLKDVIAADEAEKTDALSGNGQERALAIAKTASRMYDNLIAAQTELADIDPAKLRGMFSDLSLRVTPHIERIAQGTSGKRWVCKLIGGDIRLSWPGITPAVASVLSCSELGCPPYQ; encoded by the coding sequence ATGGCGAAACGACGACGACGAGTAGCGGCATACATCCGCTGCTCATCGGACAAGCAATCCGAAACCTCACCCGAACAGCAAAGAGCCGAGATCGCTAAGCTTGCTGAGCGAGAGGGATACGACATCGTCACCGAGTATTCCGACATCGGGCTCAGTGGGGATTGCGAAGACCGGCCAGGGTATCAACAGCTGCTCACCGATTCGGTTCTGAGCCGTTTCGAGGGTGTGCTTTGTTGGAACCAGGACAGATTATCGCGTGGCGATTTGATCGATTCTGCAGCGTATATGAAGACGTTACGAACCGCTGGTGTTTTCGTTCACACTTGCAACGATGGCATTCTTGAGTGGGGCGAGCTATCCGATCAGCTGGGTGTGATGGCTCGCCAAATGGGCAAGGCTCAGTTTCTCCGTGACCTGTCAAAAAACGTGAAGCGGGGTCGGCGGAATGCAGGCTTAAAAGGGAAGACCACGGGGGGCAAAATACCATTTGGCTACGCGGTTGACTCGGGTGGCAAGCTGACACCGGACCCCGAGACCGCCGAGATTCTTAGAACACTGTTTGAGCGATATGCGGGGGGTGAAAGCTTGACCGATTTGATCGACTGGCTCGATGGTCGTGGCTACGGTAGGCGGTCCCGTGGTGGCTTGCGGAACACCCTAAAAAATCGCGTTTACCTTGGCGAATTCACCAGCAACAAAATATCGATCATCGACAAAAAACGGGTCACGTTGCCGCGAGATCAGTGGAACATCATCCCGAATAATCATGAGGCTCTGGTGTCCGCTGATCTGTTCAATGCCGTGCAAGACCAGATGAAAACGAATCGGAAGCACTGCAGCCCATCGGAGAAAACGGGCAGTGTGTTCGCTTTGACGGGTATGGTCACTTGCGAGCACTGTGGGCACCCTTTCCACGGGACCACCCATCGTGGCAATAGAATCTACGTTTGCAGCGGCTACGGTGAGGCTCTTTCCGATTGCCCGCGATACGTGGTCAATGAGTGTGAAGTGATCGACGCTGTGCTTGGCCGGTTAACTGAATTTTTCGAGGCAAATCAGCGTACGGTTATGGATGCCATCCTGATCGATATGGGGCGCCGACACCAGGAAGCGAGCAAAACGGGTAACAAGCTCGATCGATCGATTGCAAACGCGAAGGGCAAATTGCAACGGATGGAAAAACGGTTGTTAATCGTTGACGACGATATGGTTCCGATCGTCACAGCCGAAATTCGGAGGCTCAAAGACGTGATCGCGGCCGATGAAGCCGAAAAGACCGATGCACTGAGCGGCAATGGTCAGGAGCGAGCGTTGGCGATCGCCAAGACGGCAAGCCGAATGTACGACAATTTGATAGCGGCACAAACCGAACTAGCCGACATCGATCCCGCCAAGCTACGCGGCATGTTCAGTGACTTAAGCCTTCGTGTGACCCCACACATCGAACGGATTGCCCAGGGCACCAGCGGCAAGCGGTGGGTGTGTAAATTGATCGGTGGCGATATTCGGCTCAGCTGGCCGGGGATTACGCCAGCCGTCGCTTCCGTGCTTTCCTGTTCCGAGCTGGGTTGTCCGCCTTACCAGTGA